Proteins encoded in a region of the Xiphophorus hellerii strain 12219 unplaced genomic scaffold, Xiphophorus_hellerii-4.1 PGA_scaffold_64__1_contigs__length_250000, whole genome shotgun sequence genome:
- the LOC116716543 gene encoding retinoblastoma-associated protein-like → MSVSLQGSPLFELLKQEHASAAAEPVETPASFSQPLQHSHTAADLYLTPTRPGSRVLPPDSPATPPQQPAASQSTSQAPCQAPRQPKSNSLSLFYKKLYRLAYTRLKTLCSYLLSSHPELEPIIWTLFQYTLQHEYELMRDRHLDQLMMSAMYAICKVKSVDLRFKSIVSAYKNMTNTNQETFKNVLITEGHYDSIIVFYNQVFMQKLKTNILQHASIRPPPLSPIPQIPRSPYKLPNSPLRVPGSNNVYISPLRSSRMSPGIMTPRSRMLVSIGESFGLGNRFQKINQMVNSERSHKRTMDQSAAIKPLKKLRFDVDGQDEADGSKPGGDSTLIQKLTEMSSTWSRMHEQKMKEEPETRDEPQ, encoded by the exons ATGTCTGTGTCTTTGCAGGGCTCTCCGCTGTTTGAGCTTCTGAAACAGGAGCATGCGAGCGCAGCAGCGGAGCCGGTGGAGACTCCAGCCAGTTTCAGCCAGCCGCTGCAGCACAGCCACACCGCCGCGGACCT ATATCTCACACCAACACGCCCAGGCTCGCGGGTCTTGCCTCCTGATTCCCCGGCCACGCCTCCCCAGCAGCCCGCTGCTTCTCAGTCCACCTCCCAGGCGCCCTGCCAAGCTCCGAGGCAGCCAAAGTCTAACTCCCTCAGTCTCTtctataaaaaat tgtACCGCCTGGCCTATACAAGGCTAAAGACTCTCTGCTCATATCTGCTGTCCTCTCACCCTGAACTGGAGCCCATAATATGGACCCTGTTTCAGTACACCCTGCAGCATGAGTATGAGCTGATGAGAGACCGCCACCTGGACCAG CTGATGATGTCGGCCATGTACGCCATATGCAAAGTGAAGAGTGTCGATCTGCGCTTCAAGTCCATCGTTTCGGCCTACAAGAACATGACAAACACCAACCAGGAG ACCTTTAAGAACGTGCTGATCACCGAGGGCCACTATGACTCCATTATTGTCTTCTACAACCAAGTGTTCATGCAGAAGTTAAAAACGAATATCCTGCAACATGCGTCCATCAGG CCGCCTCCCCTTTCTCCAATTCCACAAATTCCTCGCAGCCCATACAAGTTACCCAACTCTCCTCTGCGTGTGCCTGGGAGCAACAACGTCTACATCTCCCCTTTGAGAAGCTCCCGCATGTCCCCGGGTATCATGACTCCTCGCTCCAG AATGTTGGTGTCCATTGGTGAATCATTTGGA CTGGGCAATCGCTTCCAGAAGATCAACCAGATGGTCAACAGTGAACGCTCCCACAAGAGAACGATGGACCAAAGCGCCGCCATCAAGCCTCTGAAGAAGCTGCGCTTTGACGTGGACGGGCAGGATGAAGCAGACGGCAG cAAACCTGGAGGGGATTCGACCCTGATACAGAAACTTACAGAGATGA GCTCCACTTGGAGTCGCATGCATGAGCAGAAGATGAAGGAGGAGCCCGAAACGAGGGACGAGCCACAGTAA